The following nucleotide sequence is from Citrus sinensis cultivar Valencia sweet orange chromosome 6, DVS_A1.0, whole genome shotgun sequence.
AACAAGCAAATAATAAGAAGCAAAAGAACATCAGTACGCTGATCTAACAATTGTCAATGTCCGAACAATATTTTTCAGTTAATACAGGTTTCTAAGAATTCATAACAAACTCCCTCTGTCCCCAAAGAAAATACATTACCTTTGAACATAATCACAGCTGACTTTTGAACAGTATGGAACAAAAGTGAGTTTTTGATAAGTTTTCTGAAACCAAACCACCTGTACATATTCTCTATTCCCCCACCTAAGCTTCCAGTACTTTTGTCTGGAGTTTCATCAAAGAGCACCAAAATAAAGCTCCCCAGAAGATAAAAAACACTTCCAGTCACCAACTCCCATCCATCATTTTCATCATATTACACATTTTTATGCATCACCATAAATTCAAGATGAgcatttaagtttttttttttttttttttttaagaaaaaggaaaataaaacatagAATGCTGAACCCTTAAAATGAACTCCCTAGTTCAATGCGCAACCTTGCACCTAGTGTATACAGATTCCATCCTTATGCAGATTCAATTTCCCAAAGCATCCAAAGGAATCATACAATGAGATTACCCAGCAACGGCATTAAGACTTTCAAGACATATCATCCCTTCACTAACCTCGCACTGATTCAGAAATTATTTGGTTACCATGGCCAGCACAGGGGATGGATTCAGCATTGGACTCGCATTGGCTGGCAAAATTTCTTAGAGAATTCAGCTGTTCGTCGTTAGTGTGAGGAAGACTAGCGCGTAGAAGCTCCCTGGGCATCTCTCGCTTTATAGCCTCTGAATTGTTAACTTCTGTGCTTGGCTGGGACTGCTTTATTGTTTCATATTTACTCATGCAATACTTGGTCAGAAGATCgaaaaaattgtcaaatgaAGCATGCCAAAGGTCAAGATTACGCATGCTACCAGCAGCATGGGCTAGCAGTTCATTTGCTCTATCAAGAActgatattaaaattatggtAGCGCTATCACCAGCAGGGCTTCCAAGGGGGCGGAGTGGTGGCTGCTCTGAAGAACAAACAACTGCAATAAGACAAGCACTAAGTGAACGAAGGTCCATGGTTTTAACACATGTGCATACTGTTTTTGCAAGATTACTTGTTGTCTCAGCTGCAGCAGGATCAGAAGGAAGGCCACCAAACAAAAACCTCAAATGACGGAAAATAGCCATGCAGACAATTCTTGTAAGCTCACTACCAGGAAAGAGGAGCTTAAGGAACTTGATGAAGAGCTTCCGGCCCTTAGGAAGAGAGACCAACCTAAGGAACACAATATCATCCTTCAGAGCTAGCCCAACTGGGTGGCCGCTTTTGCCAAGTGGATCAACAAGCTGAAGTGATGCTGCCAATCCTTCCAGCAGGGCCTGCCGCCTCTGCCTAAGCTGAACACCACCATCTTGAGTCTGACCAGATTGTAAGAGCCGGTCAATATCATCTATatcaagaagaagagaaaggcCATCTTCAATGGTGATCCTAGCTGCAAGCATTGGTTCCTGTTCCAGAGGCTTCTCTGAGACTTTCTGATCAGTGCTCCCATCAGAAGAACCAGAGGGAGGGTCCACATCCAGAAGTGGACGAAGCCTACGTATGGAAGAGAGGGGAATTCTCCCAAGAGCATCAGCTTGAAGATGTTCTGTGCTATTGCGAGCTCGAGAAGGGAGCTCCTTCAAGTGAGACGGACAGAAATGGCTTTTCATCCTTGATCCAGTAGATTTTTTTGCAAGACTAGCTTGGTGGTAATAATCATCTACATATGGGTCATTGCTATGTGTCGCTGCATGCTGCATTTTAAGAATACTTTCGATCTCTTCAGCTGTCATATACTTGGATCTGAATTGCACCCACCCACTATCACTTTTCTGACTACTAGCATCGGAGCTTTGATGGGACAAACGCGTACCACCTCTGCTTCTATGCGACGTTTTTGGTTTATGATCCCTAATATCAGCTCCATGCATTGCCTTGTGGGATGATGAATGATGGGCGCTGTATAGTTGGGGTTGCAAAGCTGAAAAATGGGCCAAAGATGGTGGAACTGGATGGTGCATTCTTTGCTGTTGCAATTGCTGTTGTGGTGACATCAACTGCGGAGAAATCAGGCCATTTTGATAGGGTAACTGTTGTTGCAGTAAATTGTGCAAGAGGCTGGAGTGATCACCATGTAACAGACCAGCATGGCTAACCCAGTGATTTTGCAGCCTGTTATTAAAAGAAAGGCCAGGCGAGGTGATCTGAGACATATTTGCACCATATCGCAAACCATGAGATAAGCCAACCATGTGAAGGTTAGA
It contains:
- the LOC102618153 gene encoding protein PAT1 homolog 1-like isoform X2 is translated as MERSRGKDFLNFTRTSSGSAMFDASQYEFFGQNVGEEVELGGLEDEGDNNAPVFGSVTDDEYHLFDKGEGLGLGSLSDVDDLTTTFAKLNRVVTGPRNPGVIGDRSGSFSRESSTATDWAQDGEFGNWLDQQMLDLENSEEGKRWSSQPQPSSALFSESKPLYRTSSYPQQPTQHHFSTEPILVPKSSFTSFPPPGSRSQQASPRHLNIPSPSGGSQSPFTAPNLSPVSSSNLHMVGLSHGLRYGANMSQITSPGLSFNNRLQNHWVSHAGLLHGDHSSLLHNLLQQQLPYQNGLISPQLMSPQQQLQQQRMHHPVPPSLAHFSALQPQLYSAHHSSSHKAMHGADIRDHKPKTSHRSRGGTRLSHQSSDASSQKSDSGWVQFRSKYMTAEEIESILKMQHAATHSNDPYVDDYYHQASLAKKSTGSRMKSHFCPSHLKELPSRARNSTEHLQADALGRIPLSSIRRLRPLLDVDPPSGSSDGSTDQKVSEKPLEQEPMLAARITIEDGLSLLLDIDDIDRLLQSGQTQDGGVQLRQRRQALLEGLAASLQLVDPLGKSGHPVGLALKDDIVFLRLVSLPKGRKLFIKFLKLLFPGSELTRIVCMAIFRHLRFLFGGLPSDPAAAETTIVCSSEQPPLRPLGSPAGDSATIILISVLDRANELLAHAAGSMRNLDLWHASFDNFFDLLTKYCMSKYETIKQSQPSTEVNNSEAIKREMPRELLRASLPHTNDEQLNSLRNFASQCESNAESIPCAGHGNQIISESVRG
- the LOC102618153 gene encoding protein PAT1 homolog 1-like isoform X1; translation: MERSRGKDFLNFTRTSSGSAMFDASQYEFFGQNVGEEVELGGLEDEGDNNAPVFGSVTDDEYHLFDKGEGLGLGSLSDVDDLTTTFAKLNRVVTGPRNPGVIGDRSGSFSRESSTATDWAQDGEFGNWLDQQMLDLENSEEGKRWSSQPQPSSALFSESKPLYRTSSYPQQPTQHHFSTEPILVPKSSFTSFPPPGSRSQQASPRHLNIPSPSGGSQSPFTAPNLSPVSSSNLHMVGLSHGLRYGANMSQITSPGLSFNNRLQNHWVSHAGLLHGDHSSLLHNLLQQQLPYQNGLISPQLMSPQQQLQQQRMHHPVPPSLAHFSALQPQLYSAHHSSSHKAMHGADIRDHKPKTSHRSRGGTRLSHQSSDASSQKSDSGWVQFRSKYMTAEEIESILKMQHAATHSNDPYVDDYYHQASLAKKSTGSRMKSHFCPSHLKELPSRARNSTEHLQADALGRIPLSSIRRLRPLLDVDPPSGSSDGSTDQKVSEKPLEQEPMLAARITIEDGLSLLLDIDDIDRLLQSGQTQDGGVQLRQRRQALLEGLAASLQLVDPLGKSGHPVGLALKDDIVFLRLVSLPKGRKLFIKFLKLLFPGSELTRIVCMAIFRHLRFLFGGLPSDPAAAETTSNLAKTVCTCVKTMDLRSLSACLIAVVCSSEQPPLRPLGSPAGDSATIILISVLDRANELLAHAAGSMRNLDLWHASFDNFFDLLTKYCMSKYETIKQSQPSTEVNNSEAIKREMPRELLRASLPHTNDEQLNSLRNFASQCESNAESIPCAGHGNQIISESVRG